Proteins co-encoded in one Prunus persica cultivar Lovell chromosome G6, Prunus_persica_NCBIv2, whole genome shotgun sequence genomic window:
- the LOC18773042 gene encoding pentatricopeptide repeat-containing protein At3g53700, chloroplastic — MAFSFCLKCYPWSFTQSITQTPPPPPSSSHKLFTSLSFPLLHHHDQLVTHSSLSYSTPVSTHHLPPDFTPQQLLDTLRRQNDESSALRLFDWASKQPNFTPNSTIYEEVLRKLGKVGSFESMRNILDEMKLAGCQISSGTFVIFVQSYAAFDLYDEILGVVEMMENEFGCKPDTHFYNFLLNVIVEGDKLKLVETANMGMLSRGIKPDVSTFNILIKALCRAHQIRPALLLMEEMSNHGLSPDEKTFTTLMQGYIEEGDMKGALRMRDQMVEYGCPWTNVTINVLVNGFCKEGKVEEALSFIEKMSNEGFSPDQFTFNTLVKGLCRVGHVKHALEIMDVMLQQGFDLDIYTYNSLVSGLCKLGEIEEAVEILDQMVSRDCSPNTVTYNTLISTLCKENRVEEATKLARVLTSKGILPDVCTVNSLIQGLFLNSNHKAAVELFEEMKMNGCQPDGFTYSMLIDSYCSRGRLKEALNLLKEMELRGCARNVVIYNTLIDGLCKNKRIEDAEEIFDQMELQGISRNSVTYNILIDGLCQSRRVEEASQLMDQMIIEGLKPDKFTYNSLLTYFCRAGDIKKAADIVQTMTSNGCEPDIVTYGTLIGGLCKAGRIQVASRLLRSLQMKGLVPSPQAYNPVIQSLFKRKRTTEAMRLFREMMEKGDPPDSITYKIVLRGLCNGGGPIAEAVEFAVEMMGKGYLPEFSSFAMLAEGLQALSMEDTLINLVDMVMEKAKLSDREVSMISGFLKIRKYQDALATLGGILNSEKPKKSYWQR, encoded by the coding sequence ATGGCTTTCTCCTTCTGTCTCAAATGCTATCCTTGGTCTTTCACACAATCCATAACCCAGACACCGCCACCGCCTCCTTCTTCCTCTCACAAACTcttcacttctctctctttcccgcTCCTTCATCACCATGACCAGCTCGTCACCCACTCCTCACTCTCCTATTCAACCCCTGTCTCCACCCACCACCTCCCTCCAGATTTCACTCCACAGCAGCTTCTCGACACCCTCCGTCGCCAGAACGACGAGTCATCCGCGCTTCGCCTGTTCGACTGGGCCTCCAAGCAGCCCAATTTTACGCCCAATTCCACCATATACGAGGAGGTTCTTCGCAAGCTCGGAAAGGTGGGGTCTTTCGAGTCCATGAGGAATATCTTGGACGAGATGAAGCTCGCCGGTTGCCAGATTAGCTCAGGTACTTTCGTGATTTTTGTTCAGAGCTATGCGGCGTTTGATTTGTATGATGAAATTCTTGGTGTTGTGGAAATGATGGAAAATGAATTCGGATGCAAACCAGACACTCATTTTTACAACTTCTTGTTGAATGTTATTGTTGAGGGGGACAAACTTAAACTAGTAGAAACTGCGAATATGGGTATGCTTAGTAGAGGAATTAAGCCGGATGTTTCCACGTTTAACATTTTGATAAAGGCTCTTTGTAGAGCTCATCAGATTAGGCCTGCCCTTTTGTTGATGGAAGAGATGTCAAACCATGGCTTATCCCCGGATGAGAAAACGTTCACGACCCTAATGCAGGGGTATATTGAGGAAGGTGACATGAAAGGTGCATTGAGAATGAGGGACCAGATGGTAGAATACGGGTGCCCTTGGACTAATGTGACTATTAATGTTTTGGTTAATGGGTTTTGCAAAGAGGGTAAGGTTGAGGAAGCTTTGAGTTTTATAGAAAAGATGTCGAATGAGGGGTTCTCTCCGGATCAGTTTACGTTTAATACGTTGGTGAAGGGGTTGTGCAGGGTGGGGCATGTTAAGCATGCTTTGGAGATCATGGATGTGATGCTCCAACAGGGATTTGATCTGGATATTTATACGTATAACTCATTGGTTTCTGGGTTGTGTAAGTTGGGTGAGATAGAAGAGGCAGTGGAAATTCTTGATCAGATGGTTTCCAGGGACTGTTCCCCAAATACCGTCACATATAATACTCTGATTAGCACGTTGTGTAAGGAGAACCGGGTTGAAGAGGCAACTAAACTCGCACGTGTTCTTACTAGCAAGGGAATCTTACCTGATGTTTGTACTGTCAATTCCCTGATTCAAGGTCTCTTCTTGAACAGTAATCATAAAGCAGCTGTGGAACTGTTTGAggagatgaagatgaatgGATGTCAACCTGATGGGTTTACTTACAGTATGCTAATTGATAGCTACTGTTCTAGAGGAAGGCTAAAGGAGGCTCTGAACCTGCTGAAAGAAATGGAGTTGAGAGGCTGCGCACGAAATGTAGTTATATACAATACTCTCATTGATGGATTGTGTAAAAACAAGAGAATCGAAGATGCAGAGGAGATTTTTGATCAGATGGAACTCCAGGGGATTTCAAGAAATTCAGTGACCTACAACATCCTTATTGATGGCCTTTGTCAGAGTAGGAGGGTGGAGGAAGCTTCTCAGCTTATGGACCAGATGATAATAGAAGGCTTGAAGCCTGACAAGTTCACCTACAATTCCCTGCTCACATATTTCTGTAGGGCGGGGGATATAAAGAAGGCAGCAGATATTGTTCAGACAATGACTTCAAATGGGTGTGAACCAGACATAGTCACATATGGGACCCTGATTGGGGGGTTATGTAAGGCAGGTAGAATTCAGGTTGCAAGTAGACTCCTCAGAAGTCTGCAGATGAAAGGGTTGGTTCCGTCTCCACAAGCGTATAACCCTGTAATACAATCACTATTTAAACGAAAGAGAACAACAGAAGCCATGAGGCTTTTTCGAGAAATGATGGAAAAAGGTGATCCTCCAGATTCTATAACATATAAGATTGTCCTTCGGGGGCTTTGTAATGGTGGAGGACCAATTGCAGAAGCAGTTGAATTTGCAGTTGAGATGATGGGGAAAGGATATTTACCAGAATTCTCATCATTTGCTATGCTGGCCGAAGGACTCCAAGCTTTATCTATGGAGGATACCTTAATTAACCTTGTTGATATGGTCATGGAGAAAGCAAAACTTTCAGACAGAGAAGTTTCCATGATAAGCGGTTTCCTCAAAATCCGTAAATATCAAGATGCATTGGCCACTCTTGGTGGTATCTTGAATAGCGAAAAGCCCAAAAAATCTTATTGGCAAAGATGA